A window of Streptomyces armeniacus contains these coding sequences:
- a CDS encoding response regulator, translating to MSAPAGTGPGRPGPEPVQVLVVEDDPVAADAHALYVSRVTGFEVAGIAHSRAEAGRMLDRLPVDLILLDLYLPDGHGLSLLRALRGAGHTTDVFAVTSARDLAVVREGLSLGVVQHVLKPFTFPTLRDRLRQYAEFRSAAGAVDGEAGSQAEVDRALSALRAPQPATLPKGLSAPTLERVTHALRAAEDEGLTASAAAETIGINRITARRYLEHLVDAGRAERRPQYGQVGRPEFCYRWSH from the coding sequence ATGAGCGCGCCCGCCGGAACCGGACCAGGGCGCCCCGGCCCCGAGCCCGTACAGGTGCTCGTCGTCGAGGACGACCCGGTCGCCGCCGACGCGCACGCGCTGTACGTGTCGCGGGTGACCGGCTTCGAGGTCGCGGGCATCGCCCACTCGCGCGCCGAGGCCGGGCGAATGCTCGACCGGCTGCCGGTGGACCTGATCCTGCTCGACCTGTACCTCCCGGACGGCCACGGCCTGTCGCTGCTGCGGGCGTTGCGCGGCGCCGGGCACACGACGGACGTCTTCGCGGTGACGTCGGCGCGGGACCTGGCGGTCGTACGGGAGGGGCTGTCGCTGGGCGTCGTACAGCACGTGCTGAAGCCGTTCACGTTCCCGACGCTGCGTGACCGGCTGCGGCAGTACGCGGAGTTCCGCAGCGCCGCGGGCGCGGTGGACGGCGAGGCGGGCAGCCAGGCGGAGGTGGACCGCGCGCTGTCGGCGCTGCGGGCGCCCCAACCGGCCACGCTGCCGAAGGGGTTGAGCGCGCCCACCCTGGAGCGGGTGACGCACGCGCTGCGCGCGGCGGAGGACGAGGGGCTGACGGCGAGCGCGGCGGCCGAGACGATCGGCATCAACCGGATCACGGCGCGGCGCTATCTGGAGCACCTGGTCGACGCGGGCCGCGCCGAACGCCGCCCGCAGTACGGGCAGGTGGGGCGCCCCGAGTTCTGCTACCGCTGGTCGCACTGA
- a CDS encoding extracellular solute-binding protein, whose protein sequence is MRPTAPLALALSAVLTAGVLTGCSLGPDDDPNTVEIAFPKDIDNNVTVRDDYLAYVAKQFEKANPGKKVKLVPIQAPQNDYYTKIQIMMRSPNTAPDLVYEDTFLLQSDIESGYLQPLDKYLDKWDDWSKFEDTAKQAGESEDGKTYGVPDGTDTRGLWFNKKIFMKAGLPTDWAPKTWDDVLEAARAVKKNVPDVTPFNIFTGKAAGEAAAMQGFEMLLYGTQDQLYDEKSKKWVVGSEGFRDSLEFVDTVFKEKLGPHVSDALSPDIQTQVMTDHLPKEKLAIALDGSWINQQWIKTGGAPWPEWSETMGVAPMPTQNGQEPGKTSMSGGWAWSIPKKSGNHDLAWKMIETLQQPENAREWCIRGSQIAVREDVARDRKYLNAIPRTKFFTDLVDVTHYRPALPLYPRVSEAITVAMEKVTTGDATPAQGARSYDKQVRSITDGAVIKR, encoded by the coding sequence GTGCGCCCCACCGCTCCGCTGGCTCTCGCGCTCAGCGCCGTCCTCACCGCCGGCGTGCTCACCGGTTGCAGCCTCGGTCCGGACGACGACCCGAACACGGTCGAGATCGCCTTCCCCAAGGACATCGACAACAACGTGACGGTGCGGGACGACTACCTCGCGTATGTCGCGAAGCAGTTCGAGAAGGCGAACCCGGGCAAGAAGGTCAAGCTGGTGCCGATCCAGGCGCCGCAGAACGACTACTACACCAAGATCCAGATCATGATGCGGTCCCCCAACACCGCACCCGACCTGGTCTACGAGGACACCTTCCTGCTCCAGTCGGACATCGAGAGCGGCTATCTCCAGCCGCTCGACAAGTACCTCGACAAGTGGGACGACTGGAGCAAGTTCGAGGACACGGCGAAGCAGGCCGGGGAGTCCGAGGACGGCAAGACGTACGGCGTGCCCGACGGCACCGACACCCGCGGCCTCTGGTTCAACAAGAAGATCTTCATGAAGGCCGGGCTGCCCACCGACTGGGCCCCGAAGACCTGGGACGACGTGCTCGAAGCGGCCCGCGCGGTGAAGAAGAACGTGCCGGACGTGACCCCGTTCAACATCTTCACCGGGAAGGCGGCCGGCGAGGCGGCGGCCATGCAGGGCTTCGAGATGCTGCTCTACGGCACCCAGGACCAGCTCTACGACGAGAAGTCGAAGAAGTGGGTCGTCGGCAGCGAGGGCTTCCGGGACAGCCTGGAGTTCGTCGACACGGTGTTCAAGGAGAAGCTCGGGCCGCACGTCTCCGACGCCCTCTCCCCCGACATCCAGACCCAGGTGATGACCGACCACCTCCCCAAGGAGAAGCTGGCCATCGCGCTGGACGGCTCGTGGATCAACCAGCAGTGGATCAAGACCGGGGGCGCGCCCTGGCCCGAGTGGTCCGAGACGATGGGCGTGGCCCCGATGCCCACGCAGAACGGCCAGGAGCCGGGCAAGACGAGCATGTCCGGCGGCTGGGCCTGGTCGATCCCGAAGAAGTCCGGCAACCACGATCTCGCCTGGAAGATGATCGAGACCCTCCAGCAGCCGGAGAACGCCCGCGAGTGGTGCATCCGGGGCTCGCAGATCGCCGTACGCGAGGACGTCGCCAGGGACCGCAAGTACCTCAACGCGATCCCGCGTACGAAGTTCTTCACCGACCTCGTGGACGTCACCCACTACCGCCCCGCGCTCCCCCTCTATCCGCGGGTCTCCGAGGCCATCACGGTCGCGATGGAGAAGGTGACCACGGGGGACGCGACCCCGGCCCAAGGAGCCCGGTCCTATGACAAGCAGGTCCGTTCCATCACGGACGGCGCGGTGATCAAGCGATGA
- a CDS encoding carbohydrate ABC transporter permease gives MSVTKAPAAPREPRPDEPPVRQGRPYESARRYARWLPVAPGTVLLLLFLIGPIGYCVYLAFTDLQLTGQANASFVGLDNFTRAFGDEDFVNAVVLTLVFTLVSSIIGQNTLGLTLAALMQRASKTVRTVTGAIVICAWVVPEIVAGFLLYTFFHRRGTLNEVLDFLHLPDQNWLFTLPILAVSFANIWRGTAFSMLVYSAALSEIPDEVTESAQIDGANAWQRLIHVTLPMIRRSIGTNLMLNTLQTLSVFGLIWAMTRGGPGNRSETLPVFMYDQAFNKALIGYGTAVALLLLVVGGLFSVVYLRLMREEV, from the coding sequence ATGAGCGTCACCAAGGCCCCGGCCGCCCCCCGCGAACCGCGCCCGGACGAGCCGCCCGTACGCCAGGGGCGCCCGTACGAGTCCGCCCGCCGCTACGCGCGCTGGCTGCCGGTCGCGCCCGGCACCGTCCTCCTGCTGCTGTTCCTGATCGGCCCGATCGGCTACTGCGTCTATCTGGCCTTCACCGACCTGCAGCTGACGGGGCAGGCGAACGCGTCGTTCGTCGGGCTGGACAACTTCACGCGGGCATTCGGCGACGAGGACTTCGTCAACGCCGTCGTCCTCACCCTGGTGTTCACGCTGGTCTCGTCGATCATCGGGCAGAACACGCTGGGGCTCACGCTGGCCGCGCTCATGCAGCGGGCGAGCAAGACCGTACGGACCGTCACGGGCGCCATCGTCATCTGCGCCTGGGTGGTACCGGAGATCGTCGCCGGGTTCCTGCTCTACACCTTCTTCCACCGCCGGGGCACCCTCAACGAGGTGCTGGACTTCCTCCATCTGCCCGACCAGAACTGGCTGTTCACGCTGCCGATCCTGGCGGTGTCGTTCGCCAACATCTGGCGCGGCACGGCGTTCTCCATGCTCGTCTACTCCGCCGCGCTCTCCGAGATCCCCGACGAGGTCACGGAGTCCGCCCAGATCGACGGGGCCAACGCGTGGCAGCGGCTCATCCACGTCACGCTGCCGATGATCCGCCGTTCCATCGGCACGAACCTCATGCTCAACACGCTCCAGACGCTCTCCGTCTTCGGCCTCATCTGGGCGATGACGCGCGGCGGTCCGGGGAACCGGAGCGAGACGCTCCCGGTGTTCATGTACGACCAGGCCTTCAACAAGGCGCTGATCGGCTACGGCACCGCCGTCGCACTGCTGCTGCTGGTGGTCGGCGGCCTCTTCTCGGTCGTCTACCTGCGCCTCATGCGCGAGGAGGTCTGA
- a CDS encoding carbohydrate ABC transporter permease has product MTDAPAPAPTPARTSPRARLLAPRTAVTGTPRTPRLTRQRRQRLAADAGLLVMAAAFVVPLLWLVFASLDAKAKLRVSPPSSPTLDNFSAVWTDEITFTPMLNSFLICGSGTLMTMVCAALAAYPLSRYRSRYARPYLLGVLFTTCLPITAVMVPVYSLFVQINLIDTMYGTAFFLATSQLPFAIWLMKNFMDGVPVVLEEAAWTDGANWFQALVRVIVPLMGPGITVVTIYSFIMMWGNFFVPFMLLLDPEKLPASVSIYTFFGNYGVVAYGELAAFSILYSTPVLLLYILISRRLGGGFTLGGGVKG; this is encoded by the coding sequence ATGACCGACGCTCCCGCCCCGGCCCCCACGCCCGCCCGTACGAGCCCGCGCGCCCGGCTGCTCGCGCCGCGTACGGCCGTAACGGGTACGCCCCGCACGCCCCGGCTCACCCGGCAGCGGCGGCAGCGGCTCGCCGCGGACGCGGGGCTGCTGGTGATGGCCGCCGCATTCGTGGTGCCGCTGCTGTGGCTGGTGTTCGCGTCCCTGGACGCGAAGGCGAAACTGCGGGTCAGCCCGCCGTCGTCGCCGACCCTGGACAACTTCTCGGCCGTGTGGACGGACGAGATCACCTTCACGCCGATGCTGAACAGCTTCCTGATCTGCGGCAGCGGCACCCTGATGACCATGGTGTGCGCGGCGCTGGCGGCGTACCCGCTGTCCCGCTACCGCTCCCGGTACGCCCGCCCGTACCTGCTCGGCGTCCTGTTCACCACGTGCCTGCCGATCACCGCGGTGATGGTGCCGGTCTACAGCCTGTTCGTGCAGATCAACCTCATCGACACCATGTACGGCACGGCGTTCTTCCTGGCCACCTCCCAACTGCCGTTCGCCATCTGGCTGATGAAGAACTTCATGGACGGCGTGCCGGTGGTGCTGGAGGAGGCCGCGTGGACGGACGGCGCGAACTGGTTCCAGGCGCTCGTACGGGTCATCGTGCCGCTGATGGGGCCGGGCATCACGGTCGTCACGATCTACAGCTTCATCATGATGTGGGGCAACTTCTTCGTGCCCTTCATGCTGCTGCTCGACCCGGAGAAACTCCCGGCGTCGGTCAGCATCTACACCTTCTTCGGCAACTACGGCGTCGTCGCGTACGGGGAGCTGGCGGCGTTCTCGATCCTGTACTCGACGCCGGTCCTGCTGCTGTACATCCTCATCTCCCGGCGACTGGGCGGCGGTTTCACACTGGGAGGGGGCGTCAAGGGGTAG
- a CDS encoding SDR family oxidoreductase — protein MRVFVTGASGFIGSAVVPDLVNAGHEVLGLARSDSSAEAVAAAGAEVHRGALDDLGSLRAGATASDGVIHLAFVHDFTDYAGAARTDVSAIQALGAALEGSGRPLVVTSGTVGLTPGHAATERDMPAPGPAGGPRAAGTLAALGLADHGVRSSVVRLPPTVHGEGDKGFVPRLIDIAREKGVSGHPGDGSSRWPAVHRLDAAPLFRLALEKAAAGTVLHAVAEEGVPVRDIAGVIGRRLDLPVASVPGEETDEHFGWLARFLGTDAPASSALTRELLGWEPTGPGLLEDLGAGHYFGR, from the coding sequence ATGCGCGTATTCGTCACAGGCGCATCCGGCTTCATCGGCTCCGCCGTCGTACCGGATCTCGTCAACGCGGGTCACGAGGTACTCGGACTCGCCCGTTCCGACAGCTCGGCCGAGGCCGTCGCCGCCGCGGGGGCCGAGGTGCACCGCGGCGCACTCGACGACCTCGGCAGCCTCCGCGCGGGCGCCACCGCGTCCGACGGGGTCATCCACCTCGCGTTCGTCCACGACTTCACCGACTACGCGGGCGCCGCGCGTACGGATGTGAGCGCCATCCAGGCACTCGGCGCCGCCCTCGAGGGCTCCGGCCGGCCCCTCGTCGTCACCTCCGGCACGGTCGGGCTGACCCCGGGCCACGCGGCGACCGAACGGGACATGCCCGCCCCCGGACCGGCCGGGGGACCACGGGCCGCCGGCACGCTCGCGGCGCTCGGCCTCGCCGACCACGGCGTACGCTCGTCCGTCGTACGGCTCCCGCCGACAGTGCACGGCGAAGGGGACAAGGGCTTCGTCCCCCGACTCATCGACATCGCCCGCGAGAAGGGCGTCTCCGGCCACCCCGGCGACGGCTCCAGCCGCTGGCCCGCGGTGCACCGGCTCGATGCGGCGCCGCTGTTCCGCCTCGCGCTGGAGAAGGCCGCGGCCGGGACGGTGCTGCACGCGGTCGCCGAAGAGGGGGTACCGGTCCGCGACATCGCCGGCGTGATCGGCCGCCGGCTGGATCTGCCGGTTGCCTCAGTGCCGGGCGAAGAGACCGACGAGCACTTCGGCTGGCTGGCCCGCTTCCTCGGCACCGACGCCCCGGCGTCGAGCGCGCTGACGCGCGAACTGCTGGGGTGGGAGCCGACGGGTCCGGGGCTGCTCGAAGACCTCGGCGCGGGGCACTACTTCGGCCGGTAG
- a CDS encoding TetR family transcriptional regulator, whose protein sequence is MSRWEPNARERLERAALELYGERGFDRTTVAEIARRAGLTERTFFRHFADKREVLFWGETALQDVCVNAVAAAPAGAAPIDALAAALDAAAALLEERRAFARQRQAVVAGNARLQERELIKLASLSAALAAALRGRGVTEPAASLTAEAGMVVFKIAFARWVDEPGQGGLAPLIRDSLAQLRAVAGGEDGRWEGRRDHSYEGRRDHS, encoded by the coding sequence ATGAGTCGATGGGAGCCCAACGCGCGCGAGCGGCTCGAACGGGCGGCGCTGGAGCTCTACGGCGAGCGCGGGTTCGACCGGACCACGGTGGCGGAGATCGCCCGGCGGGCCGGGCTCACGGAGCGGACGTTCTTCCGGCACTTCGCCGACAAGCGCGAGGTGCTGTTCTGGGGCGAGACCGCGCTGCAGGACGTCTGCGTGAACGCCGTCGCGGCCGCGCCCGCCGGCGCGGCGCCGATCGACGCGCTGGCCGCGGCCCTCGACGCCGCCGCCGCGCTCCTCGAGGAGCGCCGGGCGTTCGCCCGGCAGCGGCAGGCCGTGGTCGCGGGGAACGCCCGCCTCCAGGAACGAGAGTTGATCAAGCTCGCGTCGCTCTCCGCCGCGCTGGCCGCCGCGTTGCGCGGGCGCGGCGTCACGGAGCCCGCCGCGAGCCTGACGGCCGAGGCGGGCATGGTGGTCTTCAAGATCGCGTTCGCGCGCTGGGTCGACGAGCCCGGTCAGGGCGGGCTGGCCCCGCTCATCCGCGACTCGCTCGCGCAGCTGCGGGCCGTGGCCGGGGGAGAAGACGGACGGTGGGAGGGTCGGCGCGACCACTCGTATGAGGGCCGGCGCGACCACTCGTAA
- a CDS encoding 6-phosphofructokinase, producing the protein MRIGVLTAGGDCPGLNAVIRSVVHRAVADRDDEVIGFEDGFKGLLEGRYRPLDINSVSGILARGGTILGSSRLERDRLREACDNSEELIERLALDALIPIGGEGTLSAARMLADAGLPVVGVPKTIDNDISATDRTFGFDTAVGVATEAMDRLKTTAESHQRVMVVEVMGRHAGWIALEAGMAAGAHAICIPERNFEVDDLTKMVEERFARNKKFALICVAEGAHPAEGSMPYEKGVIDQYGHERFVGIGNRLAVELEHRLGKEAKPVILGHVQRGGVPTAYDRVLATRFGWHAVEAVHRGEFGNMTALRGTDIQMVPLADGVSQLKRVPQDRMDETEAVF; encoded by the coding sequence ATGCGCATCGGAGTCCTTACCGCGGGCGGCGACTGCCCCGGCCTGAACGCCGTGATCCGGTCGGTGGTGCACCGCGCCGTGGCCGACCGAGACGATGAGGTCATCGGCTTCGAGGACGGTTTCAAGGGCCTGCTCGAAGGCCGCTACCGTCCCCTGGACATCAACTCCGTCAGCGGCATCCTCGCCCGCGGCGGCACGATCCTCGGCTCCTCCCGGCTCGAACGCGACCGCCTCCGCGAGGCCTGCGACAACTCCGAGGAACTGATCGAGCGCCTCGCCCTCGACGCGCTCATCCCCATCGGCGGCGAAGGCACCCTGAGCGCGGCCCGCATGCTCGCCGACGCGGGCCTCCCGGTCGTCGGCGTCCCCAAGACCATCGACAACGACATCTCGGCCACCGACCGCACCTTCGGCTTCGACACCGCCGTCGGCGTCGCCACCGAGGCCATGGACCGCCTCAAGACCACCGCCGAGTCGCACCAGCGCGTCATGGTCGTCGAGGTCATGGGCCGCCACGCGGGCTGGATCGCCCTCGAGGCGGGCATGGCCGCGGGCGCGCACGCGATCTGCATCCCGGAACGGAACTTCGAGGTCGACGACCTGACCAAGATGGTCGAGGAACGCTTCGCCCGGAACAAGAAGTTCGCCCTGATCTGCGTCGCCGAGGGCGCACACCCGGCCGAGGGCTCGATGCCGTACGAGAAGGGCGTCATCGACCAGTACGGCCACGAGCGCTTCGTCGGCATCGGCAACCGTCTCGCCGTCGAACTGGAACACCGCCTCGGCAAGGAGGCCAAGCCGGTCATCCTGGGCCACGTCCAGCGCGGCGGCGTCCCCACCGCGTACGACCGCGTGCTGGCCACGCGCTTCGGCTGGCACGCGGTGGAGGCGGTGCACCGCGGCGAGTTCGGCAACATGACGGCGCTGCGGGGCACGGACATCCAGATGGTCCCCCTGGCGGACGGCGTCTCCCAGCTGAAGCGGGTCCCGCAGGACCGCATGGACGAGACGGAAGCGGTGTTCTGA
- a CDS encoding helix-turn-helix transcriptional regulator, whose protein sequence is MRKPPPYEPAPYEPAPYEPPPAAPFDAVAARRLREALGMTPAHVAHGMRAAYGRSVSPSDIAAWELGEAVPDESELTALAGALWCAPADLLGTPGTLRQYRLARGTAVADLALLLGMTPHDYEHMERSGHWTGNQRQADALANALDLPPSALLELTGRTDELAALLRGAVSTRWQAYADDVTALVPLPRPRVEAALRALHTAYQAIATGSLQWGAAPGPTTSATAGQSFLDEIVNHFWERTG, encoded by the coding sequence ATGCGAAAGCCACCGCCGTACGAGCCTGCGCCGTACGAGCCTGCGCCGTACGAGCCGCCGCCCGCCGCCCCGTTCGACGCGGTGGCGGCGCGGCGGCTGCGCGAGGCACTGGGCATGACGCCCGCGCACGTCGCGCACGGCATGCGGGCGGCGTACGGCAGGAGCGTCTCCCCCTCGGACATCGCCGCCTGGGAACTGGGCGAGGCGGTTCCGGACGAGTCCGAACTGACCGCGCTGGCCGGGGCGCTGTGGTGCGCCCCGGCCGACCTGCTGGGCACGCCGGGCACGCTGCGCCAGTACCGCCTGGCACGCGGCACGGCCGTCGCCGACCTGGCCCTGCTGCTCGGCATGACCCCGCACGACTACGAGCACATGGAACGCTCGGGCCACTGGACCGGCAACCAGCGCCAGGCCGATGCACTCGCGAACGCCCTGGACCTGCCGCCGTCCGCGCTGCTTGAACTGACCGGCAGAACGGACGAGTTGGCCGCACTCCTGCGCGGCGCGGTCTCCACCCGCTGGCAGGCATACGCGGACGACGTCACCGCCCTGGTCCCCCTCCCCCGCCCCCGCGTCGAAGCCGCCCTGCGCGCGCTCCACACCGCGTACCAGGCCATAGCAACCGGCTCACTCCAATGGGGCGCCGCCCCGGGCCCCACCACCTCGGCCACGGCGGGCCAGTCATTCCTGGACGAGATCGTGAACCACTTCTGGGAACGCACCGGCTGA
- a CDS encoding chitinase, with product MRPHISTRSRIALGLATAVAAASAFAVNAQAAPEDDADNAAKPDAAAAPSGMNGPYLYLGWGNPPDAAQFLQETGNSQLTMAFILAQGGGCSPAWDGQRPLKGGQDEQTISAVKEAGGDITPSFGGWSGSKLEEVCGSAEELAAAYQEVIDAYGLGSIDIDIEAGAIESEEVRQRTIDALKIVKGQNEGLKVYLTFGTTPEGPNANGEDLIKKGAEAGLDADGWAVMPFDFGDGTTDLVAATKSSVEGLKDMVKDAYGLSDDQAFRKVGFSSMNGHTDVEGEVVKPGDFQQMVDWAKDRKLARVSFWAVNRDRACEGGGEAGSNCSGIEQDTWAFSKILAGYTG from the coding sequence GTGCGCCCCCACATCTCCACGCGCAGCAGGATCGCCCTCGGACTCGCCACCGCCGTCGCCGCCGCAAGCGCCTTCGCCGTCAACGCCCAGGCCGCGCCCGAAGACGACGCGGACAACGCCGCCAAGCCCGACGCGGCGGCCGCCCCGAGCGGGATGAACGGCCCGTACCTCTACCTCGGCTGGGGCAACCCGCCGGACGCCGCCCAGTTCCTCCAGGAGACCGGCAACAGCCAGCTCACGATGGCGTTCATCCTGGCCCAGGGCGGCGGCTGTTCGCCCGCGTGGGACGGCCAGCGTCCGCTCAAGGGCGGCCAGGACGAGCAGACCATCTCCGCGGTCAAGGAGGCCGGCGGCGACATCACCCCGTCGTTCGGCGGCTGGAGCGGCAGCAAGCTCGAGGAGGTGTGCGGCAGCGCCGAGGAACTGGCCGCCGCGTACCAGGAGGTGATCGACGCCTACGGGCTCGGTTCGATCGACATCGACATCGAGGCCGGCGCCATCGAGTCGGAGGAGGTCCGGCAGCGGACCATCGACGCGCTGAAGATCGTCAAGGGCCAGAACGAGGGCCTCAAGGTGTATCTGACCTTCGGCACCACGCCCGAAGGCCCGAACGCCAACGGCGAGGACCTCATCAAGAAGGGCGCCGAGGCCGGGCTGGACGCGGACGGCTGGGCGGTCATGCCGTTCGACTTCGGGGACGGCACCACCGACCTGGTCGCCGCCACCAAGTCCTCGGTGGAGGGCCTGAAGGACATGGTCAAGGACGCGTACGGGCTGTCCGATGATCAGGCGTTCCGCAAGGTCGGCTTCTCCTCCATGAACGGCCACACCGACGTCGAGGGCGAGGTCGTCAAGCCCGGGGACTTCCAGCAGATGGTGGACTGGGCGAAGGACCGCAAGCTCGCCCGGGTCAGCTTCTGGGCCGTCAACCGCGACCGCGCCTGCGAGGGCGGCGGCGAGGCCGGCTCGAACTGCAGCGGGATCGAGCAGGACACCTGGGCGTTCTCCAAGATCCTCGCGGGCTACACGGGCTGA
- a CDS encoding SET domain-containing protein — protein sequence MAPTPDPHCRLHSHAEVRPSPIAGLGLFARAPIAAGTVVARLGGRLVSEQELQDLFTAAALQPDRPYIDTIAVTETEHLVLPPRSEQFIGYSNHDCDPNLWWEGPYDLVARRDIPTDEELTSDYATSTWDPQFVLACSCGSPADCRGTVTGNDWQLPELRTRYGNHWVPVLLSRMP from the coding sequence ATGGCACCCACCCCAGACCCGCATTGCCGGCTGCACTCCCACGCCGAGGTCCGCCCGTCCCCCATCGCGGGTTTGGGCCTGTTCGCACGCGCACCCATCGCAGCCGGAACGGTCGTGGCCCGACTCGGCGGCCGACTGGTCTCGGAGCAGGAGCTGCAGGACCTCTTCACCGCAGCCGCGCTCCAGCCGGACCGCCCCTATATCGACACCATCGCCGTGACCGAGACCGAGCATCTCGTCCTTCCGCCCCGCAGCGAGCAGTTCATCGGTTACAGCAACCACGACTGTGACCCGAACCTGTGGTGGGAAGGCCCGTACGACCTCGTGGCCCGCCGCGACATCCCAACGGACGAGGAACTCACCAGCGACTACGCCACCAGCACCTGGGATCCCCAGTTCGTCCTGGCGTGCTCCTGCGGCTCACCGGCCGACTGCCGGGGAACCGTCACCGGGAACGACTGGCAACTACCGGAGTTGCGGACACGCTACGGCAACCACTGGGTGCCGGTCCTTCTGTCCCGGATGCCGTGA